The Etheostoma cragini isolate CJK2018 chromosome 15, CSU_Ecrag_1.0, whole genome shotgun sequence genome window below encodes:
- the si:ch211-234h8.7 gene encoding monocarboxylate transporter 4, with protein sequence MGGVAVDVDTGGVKAPDGGWAWAVLAGCFVITGFSYAFPKAMSVFFKELIREFGVGYSDTAWISSILLAMLYGTGPLCSVLVNRFGCRPVMMVGGLFASLGMILASFSTSIIHIYLCIGVITGLGLALNFQPSLIMLNRYFSVKRPLANGLSAAGSPVALCCLSPLGQLLQDHYGWRGGFLILGGILLNCCVCGALMKPLVAPKTLKAKDPEQDNKGETEKKKKPKAKLLDFSVFKDCGFLIYTVSASIMVLGLFVPPVFVVSYAKELGNEDTKSALLLTILGFIDIFARPTCGLIAGLKWVRPRCVYLLSFAMLFNGITDLVGSQAKDYVSLVVFCIFFGISYGMVGALQFEVLMAIVGTAKFSSAIGLVLLMEAIAVLVGPPGAGRLLDATKNYMWVFLLAGCEVVLSALVLATCNFLFISNKSSASADKLDNIAVTHNASTELCSKPVDMSDEEEKGERETLEKEVIKDLKDEEARPESVTVESREVEKFLKEPQNGDIATNPETSL encoded by the exons ATGGGAGGCGTGGCAGTGGACGTGGACACAGGAGGGGTGAAGGCTCCAGATGGCGGGTGGGCCTGGGCGGTGCTGGCCGGCTGTTTTGTCATCACAGGTTTCTCCTACGCTTTCCCTAAAGCGATGAGTGTCTTTTTCAAAGAGCTGATCAGGGAGTTTGGGGTGGGATACAGCGACACTGCCTGGATCTCCTCCATCCTGCTGGCCATGCTCTATGGCACAG GTCCTCTGTGCAGTGTGCTGGTGAACCGCTTTGGCTGTCGCCCAGTAATGATGGTGGGTGGCCTCTTTGCCTCTCTGGGAATGATCCTGGCCTCCTTCTCCACCAGCATCATCCACATCTACCTCTGTATTGGGGTCATTACAG GTTTGGGCTTAGCCTTGAACTTCCAACCATCTCTCATTATGCTCAACCGCTATTTCAGTGTGAAGCGTCCTCTGGCCAATGGGCTGTCAGCCGCTGGAAGCCCTGTGGCCCTGTGCTGCCTCTCGCCCCTGGGCCAGCTTCTCCAGGACCATTACGGCTGGAGGGGGGGCTTCCTCATCCTGGGTGGCATCCTACTCAACTGTTGTGTGTGCGGGGCGCTAATGAAGCCTCTGGTTGCCCCCAAGACTCTCAAGGCTAAGGACCCGGAACAGGACAACaaaggagaaacagagaaaaagaagaagcccAAAGCCAAACTTCTGGACTTCTCTGTGTTTAAAGACTGTGGGTTTCTCATCTACACTGTGTCGGCGTCCATCATGGTGCTGGGGCTGTTTGTTCCTCCGGTGTTTGTCGTGAGCTATGCTAAAGAGCTGGGGAATGAGGACACTAAatcagctctgctgctcactaTCCTGGGCTTCATTGACATTTTTGCACGGCCCACATGTGGTTTGATTGCCGGACTCAAATGGGTGCGGCCTCGTTGCGTCTACCTCCTTAGTTTTGCTATGCTTTTCAATGGAATCACTGACCTGGTTGGGTCACAG GCCAAGGACTACGTCTCACTGGTGGTCTTCTGCATCTTCTTTGGCATCTCCTACGGCATGGTGGGTGCCCTGCAGTTTGAGGTTCTCATGGCAATAGTTGGTACTGCAAAGTTCTCCAGTGCAATTGGCCTGGTCCTGCTCATGGAGGCCATTGCTGTGCTGGTGGGACCGCCTGGCGCAG GCCGGCTTCTTGATGCCACCAAGAATTACATGTGGGTCTTCCTGCTGGCAGGATGCGAGGTGGTCCTCTCAGCTCTGGTTCTGGCTACTTGTAACTTCCTGTTTATCAGCAACAAGTCCTCTGCATCGGCAGACAAGCTTGACAACATCGCAGTGACACACAATGCCAGTACAGAATTGTGCAGCAAACCTGTGGATATGAGTGACGAAGAggagaagggagaaagagagacgcTAGAGAAGGAGGTAATAAAGGATTTAAAGGACGAGGAGGCCAGGCCAGAAAGTGTAACAGTGGAGTCACGGGAAGTGGAAAAATTCTTAAAAGAGCCACAAAATGGTGACATAGCCACCAATCCTGAAACAAGCCTGTGA